A segment of the Candidatus Andeanibacterium colombiense genome:
TTGCTACGCGCCATCGCCGCCATCGCCGCCGGGATCGAGATCAGCGAACGCGCGCGCGACGGGCGTACGTCCGGGAAACTCAACGGCATGCCCGCGCTCGGCTCGGACTGGGTCGTGCGGATGGACGGGCGGGTGTTCGCCGTCACGCTGGGCGAAGGCCATGCGATGGTCGACGGCCACCGGGTCAACGGCACATGCGACTGGCAGCCGGGCGACCGTTCAGCCAGTGCCAGCGGCAACGGGCTCACCCTGGGTCTTCAGGTCAAGCGCGACGGCGTCCACTGGCGCATCGCGACACACGGCGCCGAGCGTCGCGCGCTGGTGTTGCCCGCACGGCTCTCCCCGCTGGCCGAGCGGATGATCGAAAAGCCCGCGCCCGATCTCTCGCGCCTGCTGATCTGCCCGATGCCGGGTCTGCTGGTGAAGCTGCACGTGGCCGAGGGCGACGCGGTCGAACCCGGCCAGCCGCTTGCGACGGTCGAGGCGATGAAGATGGAGAATATCCTGCGCGCGCAAAAGAGTGGCACGGTCGCGAGGATCGACGCCACCGAAGGCGACAGCCTCGCGGTGGATGCGGTTATTCTCGAGCTCGATTGAAACCAACCGGGCCGGAGCGATTGGGGGAAGCAGTGCTGCGATCAACGCCCCCCGACGCGCGCGCCTTGGATATCGACCACCTTCGGGCTGTCGGCGAACAATTTGGTGAAGGAATCGTCGAGATCCATCGTGTGCGGCTCGGTACCTTCGCGCACGGTAGTGCGGCGCATGTCGCGCTTGTAGCTGGTGTAATCGTATTCGCCGCCCTTGTGCATCGTGCACAGATTGTCCCAGATCACCAGGTCGCCGGCGTTCCACTTCACGCTGAAGATATATTGCGGCTGGGTCGCATGCTCGATCAGCTGGTGGATCAGGTCGCGGCCTTCCTGCTTGTCCATCCCTTCGATGTCCATCGTGTGGGCCGCGATGAACAGCGCCTTGCGACCCGATCCGCGGTGGGTGTGGACCAACGGGTGCCGGGCCTTGAAGCGCGCGTCGATCTCTTCCTCGGGGATGTCGGCGCCGGCCTTCTTACGGCTCCACCACAGCGAATTGATCCCGACCTTGTCCTCGAGGAAATCCTTCATGTCCTGCGGCAGATCGTCATAGGCGCTGCGGGTGTCGGCGAACCAGGTCTCGCCGCCTTCGCTCGGCACTTCATGGGCGAGCAGCAGCGAGTAGGAGGTGCGCTTTTCCATGAAGGCGCTGTCGGTATGCCACAGCCGGTCGCCCTTGCGGTACGAGATCGCGGCCTCGTCAGTGGTAATCTCGCCTTCGATATTGAGGTTCGATGCGTCAAACAATTCACGGAACGGCAGGCGCATCTTGAAGCCCTCGCGCGCCGGGACCCGTTCGAGATAGCCGAAATTGCGGCTGAAATCGACATGCTGCTCGTCGGTGAGACCGGTGCTGCGGTAAACGCAGACGCCGTATTTATCCATTGCGTCGGTCACCTGCTTGAGCTGCGCAGGATCGAGCGGGCGGGTGATGTCCAGCCCGGAACATTCGGCGCCGAACTTCGGCAGGATCGGTTTTACATGGAGGCCCACGGCCTTACTCCTGAGTCTGCTGCGCCGATTGCGGCGGTCGGGCGAGCCCGATTCCCGACTCCACGGTCGAAGTCAATCTTGCACTTCTAGCACAGAGCGGCAAAGCTCCGCAAAACGGCACCGAAGGGGAAACACCATGACCGACCGCAAGCGCATTCCGCCACGCTCGAAATTCGAGGAAGAGGTAGGCTTCACCCGCGCCTTGCGGGTCGGCGACCGGATCATCGTCGCGGGCTCGATCGACGACCGCATGCCGCCCGCTGAAGGCGCCGGCGAGCAGGCGGACCGAATCTTCGAACTGATCGCATCCTACATCGAGGAACTCGGCGGCACGATCATGGACGTGGTCCGCGTGCGCATGTTCGTGACCGACATCGCCGATGCCGACGCGGTCAGCGCGGCCTTCACCAAGCACTTGAAAACGGCCTGTCCAACCGGGACGCTGGTCGCGATTTCCGCGCTTTACCGTCCCGAAATCAAGGTCGAGATCGAAGCCGAAGCGGTGGTGGGCTAACCTAGGATAGGAACGTCGCTTCGCGCGTTGACCCGGGATAAACGCCGAGGAGCTTGCCATGATCCGCCGCTTTGCCGCCGTCTCGGGCGTGCTCGCCCTTTCCGCCTGCGGGGGTTCGCAGCAGGCTTCGGTGGCGCCTTCGGAAGCCGCGGTGCTAGCCTCTTCCCCAACCCCCTCCGCCACCAGCACCCGCGAATTGCAGATTCCAGCTGCGCTGCGCGGGCGTTGGGGCCTGGTCCCGGCGGACTGCACCTCCACCATGGGCGACAACAAGGGTCTGATCGTGGTCGATGCGGAATCGATCAAGTTCTACGAAGCGCGGGCAGTGCTCGACGTGGTCAAGGATGTGCGCGAAAGCCGGGTCGTCGCCAGCTTCAGCTTCTCGGGCGAAGGGCAGGAATGGAAGCTGGACGAGGAACTTCATCTCGAGAAAGACGGGCGCGAACTGATCCGCACCGAACACGGCGAGAATGCAATGACCGAACCTTTGCGTTATACGAGGTGCGCATAGGAGAGACCGATGAAACGATCGCTTTTCATTCTCGGCGCGCTGGCGCTGGCTGGCTGCGCTTCGACCGGTAATAGCGAAGTCGGCACCGGCGACCGGACCGAAGACGTGTGTAAGCCCGAACCGGGCCAGGTCTTCGTCGGCCAGAAGGCCACCGCCGAGCTCGGCGCGAAATTGCTCCAGGCGACCGGCGCGAAACGGCTGCGCTGGGTCCCGCCGCGCACCGTGGTGACGATGGACTATCGCCCCGACCGGCTGACCGTGACCTATGACGACGACTTGGTGATCGAGCGGGTTTCCTGCGGCTGAAGGCGCCGTTATCGCGGGCGGGATGAGCGCATTGGTCCATTCGCACCGCCACGGGCGCACAGGCCATCTGTCGCTCGCGCGGCCCAGGGCACTCAATGCGCTGAACCACGACATGATCGCAGAGTTGACGCGCGCCTTGCTGGAGTGGCGCGACGACCCGACGATCGAGGTTGTGCTGCTCGATCATGCCGAGGGAAGGGGCTTTTGCGCCGGCGGCGATGTCGCGGCAGTGCGTCGCTCGGTATTGGAGGATGGAGGCAAGGCGGGCCGGGCGTTCTTCATGGCCGAATACCGCCTGAACCATCTGCTGTTCACCTACCCCAAGCCGGTCGCCGCCTTCATGGACGGGATCACAATGGGCGGCGGCGTCGGGCTGGCGCTGCCCGCGCGCTACCGCGTGGCGACCGAAAACACTGTGTTCGCGATGCCCGAAGCGGCGATCGGACTGTTCCCCGATGTCGGCGCGGGCTGGTATCTGTCGCGCCTCCCGGGGCGGCTAGGCCCGTTCCTCGCGCTCACCGGCGCGCGGCTCGACGGGGCGGAATGCCTGTGGGCGGGGCTGGCGACTCACTATCTGCCAAGCGAAGTTCTG
Coding sequences within it:
- a CDS encoding TauD/TfdA family dioxygenase translates to MGLHVKPILPKFGAECSGLDITRPLDPAQLKQVTDAMDKYGVCVYRSTGLTDEQHVDFSRNFGYLERVPAREGFKMRLPFRELFDASNLNIEGEITTDEAAISYRKGDRLWHTDSAFMEKRTSYSLLLAHEVPSEGGETWFADTRSAYDDLPQDMKDFLEDKVGINSLWWSRKKAGADIPEEEIDARFKARHPLVHTHRGSGRKALFIAAHTMDIEGMDKQEGRDLIHQLIEHATQPQYIFSVKWNAGDLVIWDNLCTMHKGGEYDYTSYKRDMRRTTVREGTEPHTMDLDDSFTKLFADSPKVVDIQGARVGGR
- a CDS encoding Rid family hydrolase; translated protein: MTDRKRIPPRSKFEEEVGFTRALRVGDRIIVAGSIDDRMPPAEGAGEQADRIFELIASYIEELGGTIMDVVRVRMFVTDIADADAVSAAFTKHLKTACPTGTLVAISALYRPEIKVEIEAEAVVG
- a CDS encoding I78 family peptidase inhibitor, with translation MKRSLFILGALALAGCASTGNSEVGTGDRTEDVCKPEPGQVFVGQKATAELGAKLLQATGAKRLRWVPPRTVVTMDYRPDRLTVTYDDDLVIERVSCG
- a CDS encoding enoyl-CoA hydratase/isomerase family protein, with protein sequence MSALVHSHRHGRTGHLSLARPRALNALNHDMIAELTRALLEWRDDPTIEVVLLDHAEGRGFCAGGDVAAVRRSVLEDGGKAGRAFFMAEYRLNHLLFTYPKPVAAFMDGITMGGGVGLALPARYRVATENTVFAMPEAAIGLFPDVGAGWYLSRLPGRLGPFLALTGARLDGAECLWAGLATHYLPSEVLPEAKARIAREPALLSAILDQLSAKPPEPRIAGTLGEIDRLFAADRIDDILAALANDASDWAAQQSAVLRSKSPLTLKVALRQIAGARDIADFAEEMRIEYRLASRVIEEPNFAEGVRAVLVDKDNSPRWNPAAPEGISETKIDALFAPLPEAEEWTPL